The Neoarius graeffei isolate fNeoGra1 chromosome 7, fNeoGra1.pri, whole genome shotgun sequence genome includes a region encoding these proteins:
- the LOC132888878 gene encoding ladderlectin-like, whose amino-acid sequence MKELAVNIPGCSAKFPAQPEQNQKLAEETTELVVDKLVDADKEEALRQLLAAEDKSGYCRPGWFRHGTRCFLFVRSSQSWNNAETQCVAEQASLASVHNLDEHSFLQNLLQVTGISYAWLGAFNIQGTWRWIDRTRFSYSNWYSLSGASSYPCVFMRNNAGWSNTNCANGYPFFCSTDPSKC is encoded by the exons ATGAAGGAATTGGCGGTAAATATTCCTGGATGTTCAGCAAAGTTTCCTG CTCAGCCTGAGCAGAATCAGAAACTTGCAG AGGAAACTACTGAGCTGGTTGTTGATAAGTTGGTTGATGCAG ATAAGGAGGAAGCGCTCAGACAACTACTTGCTGCTGAAG ATAAGTCAGGCTACTGTCGTCCTGGCTGGTTTAGACATGGAACACGCTGCTTTCTGTTTGTGAGGTCAAGTCAGTCCTGGAACAACGCTGAG ACACAGTGTGTAGCTGAACAGGCAAGTTTGGCATCTGTACACAACCTGGATGAACATAGCTTCCTGCAGAATTTGCTTCAAGTCACGGGCATATCGTATGCTTGGCTTGGTGCCTTCAACATCCAG GGAACATGGCGCTGGATTGACAGAACTAGGTTCTCCTACAGTAACTGGTACTCACTAAGCGGTGCATCCAGCTACCCGTGTGTTTTCATGAGGAACAATG CTGGCTGGTCTAACACTAACTGTGCAAATGGATATCCATTCTTCTGTTCTACTGACCCAAGCAAATGCTAA
- the LOC132888879 gene encoding ladderlectin-like, whose product MKELAVNIPGCSAKFPVTLITITIIMKVWIVCVLLCAAFTLRTAAAAANETQPEQNQKLPEEPTELVVDKLVDADKEEALRQLLAAEDKSGYCRPGWFRHGTRCFLFVRSSQSWNNAETHCVAEQASLASVHDLGEYSFLQNLLRLTSTSNAWLGAFNIQGTWRWIDRTQFSYSNWYSLSGASSYPCVIMWNNAGWSNTNCAYIYPFFCSTDPSKC is encoded by the exons ATGAAGGAATTGGCGGTAAATATTCCAGGATGTTCAGCAAAGTTTCCTG TTACActgatcaccatcaccatcatcatgaaGGTTTGGATCGTGTGTGTGCTGCTGTGTGCTGCCTTTACACTGAGGACTGCTGCAG CTGCAGCAAATGAGACTCAGCCTGAGCAGAATCAGAAACTTCCAG AGGAACCTACTGAGCTGGTTGTTGATAAGTTGGTTGATGCAG ATAAGGAGGAAGCGCTCAGACAACTACTTGCTGCTGAAG ATAAGTCAGGCTACTGTCGTCCTGGCTGGTTTAGACATGGAACACGCTGCTTTCTGTTTGTGAGGTCAAGTCAGTCCTGGAACAACGCTGAG ACACACTGTGTAGCTGAACAGGCAAGTTTGGCATCTGTACACGACCTGGGTGAATATAGCTTCCTGCAGAATTTGCTTCGACTTACAAGCACGTCAAACGCTTGGCTTGGTGCCTTCAACATCCAG GGAACATGGCGCTGGATTGACAGAACTCAGTTCTCCTACAGTAACTGGTACTCACTAAGCGGTGCATCCAGCTACCCGTGTGTTATCATGTGGAACAATG CTGGCTGGTCTAACACTAACTGTGCATATATATATCCATTCTTCTGTTCTACTGACCCAAGCAAATGCTAA